The Glandiceps talaboti chromosome 1, keGlaTala1.1, whole genome shotgun sequence genome has a segment encoding these proteins:
- the LOC144433464 gene encoding kappa-type opioid receptor-like, whose protein sequence is MDSQQDEENYLSEFDYEQYRNNTNTTSFDYHYTCFIIPGPILIPILLLGIIGNATFLFVVTRIKSMRTLPNLYFVNLALADFGVLLSYLITEYRGPLQLTPPIVIRMTNVLTVFLLVTCLCVSLISVSMISLERYLAICHPYKAIQLRQKFRVMVLLVLSWVVGAIPGTVVAVCLHTSASSAVYVVCIMMVTCVALVALFLVVIFYMFIAREISQLRRTRVLPDALVKEEKRVVALCMVIAALFFILISPKVVVLVLRAVDILNNVHDVDYCLIRVTWYLIILHFTLNPILYNAGSQNHRRAFQLAFSGQSERSRRASTTRTTGINGTENKQHNVQVEENLM, encoded by the coding sequence ATGGACAGCCAACAAGACGAAGAAAACTACTTGTCAGAGTTCGATTATGAACAGTATAGAAACAACACGAATACCACGAGTTTTGACTACCACTATACATGTTTTATCATACCCGGGCCAATATTGATACCTATTTTACTCCTGGGAATAATCGGCAACGCGACATTTTTATTCGTTGTCACTCGTATAAAAAGTATGAGAACATTGCCAAATTTATATTTCGTTAATTTGGCGTTAGCTGATTTCGGAGTTCTTCTCTCCTATTTGATCACGGAATACCGTGGGCCGTTGCAGTTGACTCCCCCAATTGTAATTAGAATGACAAACGTCTTGACCGTCTTTCTACTTGTTACATGTCTATGCGTCTCGTTGATATCCGTGTCCATGATAAGTTTGGAGCGCTATCTTGCGATCTGCCACCCTTACAAGGCCATACAACTAAGACAGAAGTTCCGCGTCATGGTCCTATTGGTTTTGAGCTGGGTTGTCGGCGCTATTCCTGGAACAGTTGTAGCAGTATGCTTACATACCTCTGCTTCAAGTGCTGTATACGTGGTATGCATTATGATGGTCACTTGTGTTGCATTGGTTGCGCTGTTTCTCGttgtcatattttacatgttCATTGCTCGTGAAATATCCCAGCTACGGCGAACGAGAGTTCTACCAGATGCCTTGGTGAAGGAAGAAAAACGAGTGGTAGCCTTATGTATGGTGATAGCGGCGCTATTCTTCATACTGATATCGCCGAAAGTAGTGGTTCTGGTCTTGAGAGCTGTCGACATTCTCAACAATGTGCACGATGTTGATTATTGTTTGATACGTGTAACATGGTACCTAATCATTCTACATTTTACGCTGAATCCGATTCTATACAACGCTGGCAGCCAAAATCATCGACGGGCTTTCCAGTTGGCTTTCTCTGGTCAATCAGAACGTTCCCGACGTGCTAGCACCACTCGAACCACGGGAATCAACGGAACGGAAAACAAGCAACATAACGTACAAGTTGAAGAGAACTTGATGTAA